A segment of the Necator americanus strain Aroian chromosome IV, whole genome shotgun sequence genome:
TTACTTATTATTCGTCAAGTTCAAATATAttttacaatgaaaataaaatacaaatagaacaaaaataaatgtagcATAAGTAGACTCACAGTCTTCACTTGTGGAAAACGAGTAGGCGTTTCTTTCGATGGAAAAATCCGAGCTTTTCGACGTCCCTGACCAATACTGTGAGTATTCTTTGGAGAAATTACTGCTGACATCTGAAAGAACGAATttcaatgtttaaaaaaacttccttAACAACCGcacatttttttggaaatatctTCTCCGCCTTCTCTTATatgaaggaataaataaaaaaataaagaagtacTATGatgttcttgaaattttcttcttttccttgttttttttttgtcctaggGAATACGAAAGATCAGAAATGAAAGTCATCTCCAAGAAACAAGTTGAAAAATAggtaaatttttgtttttttttctaaaaacccATTAAAAATCATGCAGGTACTCTAGGTAGAAAAATCGTTGCCGTTAATAGCATTCAAGAATCCGGGATTTAATTTGAGCTAAATTACTGAAGggtatttttgggaaaaaaaaaccaatactTAAATCAAATTATGCTTTGTGAAAAATCGCAACAAAATCTAAATGTAGTTATAGGAATAAAAGTTCGAAAAAGTgttgctgaatttttttttgtccaccGCTTACACTCACgatccatgtttttttccttgtattGTCCTTTTCCTTCCAGTTTTTCATGTTACGCAGAAAAGTAAcgagaagaaacaaattcttCTGTCGAAAGGTCTgacttctagaaaattctctCAAGCCGTTATCCACAAAAATTAACTTCTAAGTTTTGTAAGCGATGCTTCAGGAATTAAGGGCAGAATAAAAATCTGGATCACGGATTTGAACGGTAGACAAggaaaaatctcagaaatcTCTGCTATATTCTTGGAATTTATGGGGAATTTCAGACAAGAAACCAACCATGTCGCCGTCGTCGCGGCTCGTAGTACATCGCCATCGGTTTAGTGCTACTGGATCCCATGACGAAGGAATAAATGTCCACAAAGTCTAGTAGTAGCTTCAATCAGAATATCTGTGAAACACTAAGCTTATACTTCTTCAATGCGCGATATTTATATCGTGGGAATGGGCGTGGCTTGTAGTTTCGAGAGAGCACAAAGCACACAGAGGTGAATAGCGGAGCTTTTCCGAACAACTAGAGGAAGGATGAATGGTCTATGGTGTGTAGGAGGCGTGGCCGGCTCagatacatgcatacatacacacacggacacACAGACAGACACGTGAAGCAGTGGAGAGTACACGAGATCCGAACGGGAATCCTGGAGAGAAAATTATAGCCGTAACCGTTGATTCATGTGCACCTCTCAACAaagatttatttcttgaaacgCTGCGGGcgtaaaatgaaagaaaaaagtctctatggggaaaaaaggaggatggagaaacaaaaatatcggATGTATACTAAAGGGATTCGCTTTAAAATGTACTTTTGATCGATTTATTTTAGTCGACGGCAAGCTcgttttgtgcaaaaaaaaacatgctgaAAAAACTAGCATTAGAGTTGGAGTTgaaatcttttatttatttatttatttgtcaatGGGCACCACATCAAAGCAGTgcctactttatttttctctttcctcttttttaaaattgtttattttattttacttctcgCAGTATAATCACAGTAACGAGTTACGAGTAAATGATTTAGGCTAAAATTGACATTTTGAAGTCACAAGtaagaagtgaaattttaaaataataattttaaacagTTCAAAAATATACTTAATCTCTTACAGCTGCCGCAataggaagagaaaaattagagagtagaaaaaaaaaaagacaaaagttcagcaaagatgcagCAGACAgtggaaaaatcgaaaaaattaaattaaattaaattaaataataagaaaaggagattaaattgtgaaattaattaatatattCAAGCTTGATGCCTTAAGGTAGATTTGTAGAGACCTTTGATCCGTCCATTTACTCTGAAGCAACCGATCTTATCATAACATTCCAGGTAATTTTTtacagccaaaaaaaaatggacgcaTTCTTTCGGATGTAAATTCCATAAAAGCtcgattttatttgaaaattagctggtaaattatttttatgctATTACTAATAAAAGCAAGTCATTTTTATGTCTCTTTGAAGAAGTTTTTATAAGATAATCTTATTTATAAGAATTTCTATAAGAAATATTATGAAGGTGTTTTCATAAGTAATCCGACTGATTACAGGaatgttttgaaaatccaAGCGGAATAAGATACGTCAGCGCAATTCTCGGGTTTAACCGCATTTTCGTCATTCAAATGGCCGTTTCCCCCTCCTCTAACATGTTTTTTGAGTGATCAAAGCacataaaaaatgtaaaaaaaacaaaaaccgcTGTTGTTTCCCCAGATCCCTAATATTTCCTCATTCATTTGTACAGGGAACTATGTCTTAGTTGTAGTTGTGACCATTTTGTAGTTGtgctcattaaaaaaacaatcgcTGTTTCTGTTATCGTAGCCGTTCCCCACAAATCGCAATTTATGTATTTAGTAGTAAAATTTTGCTGTTGCGGAGATGGGTCCCATAAAGATCAGCTTCAGTATTCTGTTACGGTAGTGTTGAGTAGAACAATAGGATAGAAATACACAGAAAACAATCTCACCACCTTGGTAAACACTAAATAATTTGATGTTTCGGTGACAAAACACACTAAATCACATGGATACGCATGTAGTggggaaagaaaattttagaaagaaataggagaaaattttaaaaattagaaaaagaggTGTGCTAAGAAACTCACTATCACATTTGTTGAGTTCCCATTAAATTCCTAACTTATCATTGACGTAGAGAAATGAAGTAGGAGGGACATAAAAGcgttttcagcaaaaaaaatccattaaatgCTCAGGATTGAAACTATATGTTGTTTACTTACTTAGGTTTAGTCCTAAGTGCGCTTCGAGAACTCAAAGCGAATTTGCTACCACAAAGTATAAACCTGATATTGTCCATGTACGAATAAGTAGGTTAGGAAAGTTCTATATGgaaaaagttaggaaaattGCTTAATTACAACTgaacaaataattataaattttttcacaatagaagaaaatagaacaaacaaaaatagataaataaggaataaatgaaggaaaaataataaaacaaataaattaaaaatagacaaataaacagaaggcattttcaaaacaatgctCTTTTCGTAAATTTTTCACGCTCTCATCTTTATGCTTCTTCTGTAGATGACATAAATTATATTcaaaactttctaaaaaaatatcggTGTTGCTGGATTATGCTTTACAAGGTGTTGAaagcaaacaaatattttttttagaatttctaagCATCTAAGCAGTCATCATCAAGCAGCACTCGAACATTCTTCGCTCGCCTACATAGAAAGAATCGAATTTCACTGTttacgcagttttttttctgtttcagcttttttttctcatacaaGGAGTGTACCACGTCAACTGCAAAGAACGCACGATATGTATATGAttcgttggcggaattttccgAAGTGTTTCTCtgacttccttcttctttcagttccagaaaaagtgatcgtttcccttttttttggtCAAAACGTTTCCATGTCACTAACTTCTTGCCTGACTACGTTAAATTTGTGACAGATGTTGTCACATGTTTGACGTATCGCTGAAAACTACATGTTCAGTGCAAAAATTCAGAGAATTCAAtggaatttcgaaaaaaaaaaacaatatttcacGGGCTTCCACAAAAAATGTATGCACTTCGTAGGAAATCTCTTCACGTTGTTTGTGATCACATGCGTAAGATTAACCGGTGGTAGTTTTGTCAGCCGTGGATCTCTACGTtactccacttttttcctggtGGTTTTAAcgatttttcaacgaaaaaaaaaaccgtagtAGTACTTGGATGGGGGGATACGTACGTAATTACGTATCATCGTCCCAGTCGTCCCATACGACCAATGGTGTATGTCCCATCCCATGTGAATAGTGTGGGTTAACACGGTCCTCAATAGGTTAGGATATGTAATGAATTCGAAAGCATATGATGGATGTGTATTGTGTCACACCGCCTACGCACGTCATATCCATCTGTGGCAGAAAACATCGATGAACATTAAGGAATCCATAATGCATATCgctggaaaatttttccccacatataattttgcttttcattttccattatCCGTCTAGAAGAAGGCAAATTCCCCATGGTATACAGTAGAAAAGTAGAATAAATTGCGAATTTATGTGTTTTAAAGTAGTTCAAAGtcttgtttcaaaaaataaacaaaaattgaagaattcgAGTCGGaaagtacaaaataaaattgtgcGTTGGGGTATGATTACGGAAAAACCAACCGCTGTAAAAGAGAAATTCTATACACCTGGGAAAATTATCGATGCTCTGTCAAATTTCATAAAAGATTTATTATACAAATTTTCAAGGGAATACTTCACGTAACCTCACATTTATagctttaaattatttttaactcccttaaaaaaataactgaaatcagaaagataaattttaagtcgatttttgaaggaattcaTCTCCACGCCAGTCAACCTGTCAGTATCCACAAAAAATGTATACATCTACTTTCTTATGAAGGAAATTAGCGGCATGctgtaaataaagaaaataagaagaaaaaaggaaaatattgaaaatattttgaagaaaaatttccacatGTAGTTTTTTGGGAACCGGCACTTAAATACAATGGAAAACGAGGATTaccgtatttttatttttctcccaACGCGAAAATAGCTCgctaattcaaattttatctaAAATTACTATCTATTGAAcaaatgtgtatgtatgtatgaggTAAAACTTGAATAGATATGCACAAATTTCCATAGAaatgtgaatgaataaaaaaattttaaaaattttgcgcagaaaacacatttttggACTCGcgcatctttttttcgaaagaaaattcctTTACACCTCCAAGAAATCAGGAGGATCGATTCTTTTTACTCTGATATCAAGGAAATCTTCGGATTTCGACAAAAATATAGGATTTTTCTCCACATAGTGTTCTCATCCAACgacaaatagaaagaaaacaaaggtgGAACGTAATCAGACGGGTTTTGTTTAAAATCAACCTAAAAATCAACGACGACGTCTGGATGAAATCCGACAAAGCGGAGGTGGAAAGGAATTGGCGCAAATTATGTGCAAAACGTCCCGCAATCAGACCTGGGATTGccgaaaataatttttcgatGCATGAATTGATGAGGCGGTGGCGCGATTTTTGATGTGCGTCAAATTCAGAACGAAAATGCAGCAAAGTAGAAGTCTAAGGcctttttggaattctttCCGTGGATGTTTCGAGGAAATTTTgtgcaaataaaataagagaaataatGAGACCAAAATAAAATTGCCATGTAAATAATGTTAAGTTGACAAAGtgaatttgttttgttcaaaattaGACTTTAAAATCAGGTTTTTTAAAgactttttcactttcaggATATTTCGCTGGGAAAAAAGGGATTTTGCatgattcttcttttttgaaagaaatactGTAACAAAGAAGATAAAGCAGGAAAATTGAGTTGGGCGCAGAAAGAAATTCCTTTTTGCGAATATCTTCTGGAATTTACTGACAGAAAGAAGCATTCAAAGTTTCTTctccggcaaaaaaaaaaacataaattgaatttttggcGGTAAATGGTAGGTTGCATGGAAGGCATGGAAAGAACTCTATTACAATATCAAACTATGTGCATgtgaattttcgaaaaattcaatgGAAACAGCATcttgaaagcaaaaataaagggataaaaaaaggagataaaaCTCAAATATTTCGGCAAATTGAAAACTGTTCACAGGTACATACTGTACTTAATACCTTGTAAGTAATACTAAGATATTTTATGATGAATCCAGCTGCATCACTGATTAAGAGAGCATAtctgtatttaaaaaaataagagtcgtaagaaaaaaggagaaaaaaacgattaaGAGATTTAAGGTATTGCAGggaattataaaaaatacctcttaaaacatcaaaaaatacaaataaatgtaGTAAATAGCAACAGCAACGGATAAAGTAAACTCCTAGGAAAGATTTCCGGAATCTGCCATTTCAACAAAATACGCACTTAAGGAAAAATTCGGgaaattattaataaaatacCGGAAATGGTGATATGACgagaaatagtgaaaaatcATTGACGGTGAGGCAATGTGGTGGGAAGCGTGTGTTGATCCAAACAGATCTTGTGCGGTCTAGTATTATCGAAGATCAAAAATGCACGGTTGTGCCCGAGATCTTCATGGATTATTTCGGTGAGAGGGAAACCAAAAACGCGTAACACTTTGAGGAAACGCAAAGTGTTCGTTCCTTAAATTACGAGAAAGAAAATCGATTTCCGGAGAAGCAAAGGAGTTACTGAGAAACAACGAGGACGGTCCCATAACAGAAACACTTCAGAGAATAATTCGGGAATCAACGGAAGTTAGAAGAAACGTAAATAGTGAGGTTTTATTAATCAACCTAATGTGAACATGAAAGATCCTTGGAAATctactaacaaaaaaaatgagaaatgaaggaaattacacacttaaaataaaataaataaaaggaagaattcCTTAATCCACAGCTTTCAAGGTTTTTCTACAGTACATAAATACAGCTACGTCATTTAGGGGAAACTCTTTTGAGAAGtgaacgaaatttgaaaatgaagcgGAGGTTGAAGAACTCTTTTCATCACTCTGAACACAACAATGGGCACGAAAATCTTATAACATTTgagaataaaatgtttttctatttcaaaaattcaaaagtctAAACATCAGAAATGAGAAGCAGTGTAGAAATCTTGgctttttaaatggaaaagaaaagaaagtcaaTAATTGCTCTCatttaatcaataatcaataattcaTGCAGCGTTTGAGTTccctattttaaaaatttctcacgGTATTTCTAATTTTGTGCTCAAATTAAGCACGTACTGACGACAAAAGCCACCACCAGGAACAATTCTGTACAGCTTTTATCCAATCACCACCCGAAAATGTTCTCGAGACATCAAAAACATGACATGGTGCCTCTAAACAACGGTGCAGCAGCATTTTTTGTGGGataattattcttatttacgGTTTATGGAAGGATATAGAGGAATGaagaggaaattaaaaaatatggaagCAGTCTAGCTCATCACCACAGCTTCTGCTGCCATTTACTGTGAGAAAACAATTAAACCTCCTCTCCTTCCCCTTCCATCCTCCCATACACCAATGCGGAAGTTTTGCGTTGTGCTTACTGCCAACCGCCCAACATTCTTTCCTAATTACATCCCAGTAGTATCATAAATGCCGAAAATGTTGATTGCTGCATCACAGCCTCTACACGATGTCCAATACAACTCTGCTCGAGTCcattaaaacatttaaaatcaGCAATAAGGACGTTGATGTCGAGTTGAAGGACGTTAAACTCTGAAAGACCAAAAATTGCGCGTGTCGCGATGATAAtgtctgtagaaaaaaaagtccaattAAAGAGTTTCGAACAGAAATGGCGGTGCCGAAAGCTaaaaggaagtgaaaattGTTCCGCTTCGCCACATatcaaaagagaaagaatgcaagtcataaaaagaaaggataagaagagcagaacaaaaagaattgtTCAAGAAGGCGATTCTCTTCTCAAATTCACTCCTGTATGTATGTTGCGAATTTATTGAAGGCGGCATCTTTCTTGAAATCGCAAAATTTGTGATTCtcacagagtttttttttataagggaatgaagaaaagaattaaaaactgaggaaattaaacataaaacatcaaattacaataaataaacgttAAACTGGTTAACGATAACTCAGAGGACTGTTTATGTCATTTCACTCAGTTCCTTACTCATTTCTGTACAGTTATGTAGCTGTGACTTGTGCGTGTTTCGACTTAAACAGACCCTCTGGTCACTGTCCAATCGACCCTTTTTATACTTTCTGTGCATCTACAGGAACAATGTAACTTTTTAGCTGTACATAAATATTAAGTGATGTCACAAATTTGAAGAGTTactatttttgcttttgttcgaGGACAATTTGCTCGTAATTTGACAAAGAGTTTAtatcatttcagaaaaaaaaagtttttttctccaatctaCAAGCCCCAATGCTTTTTGCGACTAGCCTGACCTCAGTGTGTTCTAAcctaagaaaaattctaaccGGCAGAAATCAGACATTTCGACACacatacaacaccgctactaacttgtgtcccaaaatccgtcgccgacggattaatccggggtgcgggacaagaggtacccgtgaaaaccggctgatcGCGCCTGTCCTCCattcagcaccgcgctcctccgcgtaattacggttgccgctccaccagctagacattCTCCActaccgcctgagatcacctacaccctgcctccctattgctctccGATCAAAGCCGCGCGCAACGctcgcgccgcgacgaagcggtggataatgcgaattttgaagagagggggagtgaaaaacgaattgccgaagcgaattctgatgtacgggtatagtaaactaagcgcatattattgggaataaaagagaagtagatccttctaaTCCAATGTAACTTTGCTTTAAGTAAAAagtctcaaaaagatgctccagggaaaagaataacatgcatatatttaagttttctatataaactagcagtgcataagtcgtgtgtttgtcacgatgccatccaacgaattcgtgttcaaatttcaactgcggcagctataataacagcaactttataCGCTTATTACTCTGTacacattctttaaactcctttctacattttaccttttcaaaattctacttagatataatgtttatatggaGCGCAACTTAAATATTTCAGTGCttccttgtacgttttatagaataaaactttatatgGTTCTataaacttctttcaacagcgttttatcgcttcatttctatctattctctgcataaaatcaatatgacaggttaggtgtattagtggcgaaccgagacctttgtatcttcgagatatacctttaggtacagtatatgtctgcgaggcattattcgcgcctcgttaatcgttggatgccagttttgcCCAGCTAAATAAGCAAGAAGAAATgcttagaaagcgaaaaagtagagaagatagcataacaccgaccagtgggacattttttgaaacatctcttgcattcccagaaatGGATGTGTTTTTCACCTAACAATCGatacaggataatttcattttcactcgcatttctaaatgacatatcacttatacaaacctatttcattctttccttcttttatactaatttacaagcacactttatgtaaaccttcaaaaaacatgtaataccaggtactttcctttccgttcggttttaaaagcgcatcataagagctgtaggcgcggcgaaatgggaggggggggggggggttgatatgggcggggcgtcttgaagacgtagcacaagaggagcaatcaggcgactgtagcgattatgacggtatcaggagatgCGTGCTgtaattaacgacgctcattagcctcctggatacgcggcggcacatcatacgggtacctcttgaccgttccccatTAATCCGTTGCAAACCGttggaattcttggaagtggtcaaaattaaattttgaaagcaccattcgaaagtaaatgagctgctgatttcaaatatacttcgagaatttacttttgacaaatgtgtggcctgaaaacgggcaaagtttcctcaagccccgttaattacttccacacctccgcaatccttccattggcatatcccgcggatacatctccatggaaggaaggggtgttcataggatttccgcttatttctcgaaattggacaaagtgttcattacatccgtaatcaggaggttatttagagcattttggtaccccacatcatatgttggtccgaaatttccattctcttcagaaattcacgaaagtgctccatcgaagattaataaaacgtCACACTTTCAAAGCTGTAAAAAATCTTCTCGggaatttttcagcaaacaacttgtacttgacaatagttcatactgtaagcttctagctttgaaaatgtctagtttttccagtgtcaaactcacaacattactctatttcgttatttggtccaatttttgaacagctgtcaacagcttagaatgaacgcttaagtctcgcgattcggtacttgcctagaactttccttcctttacgagaaTTGAATTAGGCGCTAATATCGGATGAGAGCTAgacatggttttcgagtgaccaaatcgaggaaattttcgtcttttttcacaaaacagaaatttttgcagcctctatgaattttttcagtacctcaaatacccagttcttctcacaaaaagacgctctttcgaatgatgttgaattcacttttatttagaagcttcaaaatttcaacactgactccgccctcttatagggcaggcgatattctatagctggaatggttatcgcggcccaggcacggtctgccaggcatctcacaccttcgataggtaactcctctggcgattcggcgtcacagagagacaataatgtttgaacataaatgaacggtgacgagaattctaaagagttcttatttgtaaaaacagcagtgataatttgaaacggttaggaaggaaaatgactgacgaaactaaaccaagaaacaaaaagaaaaggagagggaagaaaaggaagaagtgaatattattcgaattgaACTGCAATatacgaaaaattcaaaaatttaaaaaatttcgattttttcttctttaatatgtgttaatttgttacatgtctgtctttttcaggaggtttgtttcgtttgtttctatttctttctgaaagcTTGTGAAATTGAAGTAGCTGCATGGTTCCGATGACTAGAAACTGTGTAGAATTctcgtcaccgttcatttatgttcaaacattattgtctctctgtgacgccgaatcgccagaggagttacctatcgaaggtgtgagatgcctggcagaccgtgcctgggccgcgataaccattccagctatagaatatcgcctgccctataagagggcggagtcagtgttgaaattttgaagcttctaaataaaagtgaattcaacatcattcgaaagagcgtctttttgtgagaagaactgggtatttgaggtactgaaaaaattcatagaggctgcaaaaatttctgttttgtgaaaaaagacgaaaatttcctcgatttggtcactcgaaaaccatgtcTAGCTCTCATCCGATATTAGCGCCTAATTCAAttctcgtaaaggaaggaaagttctaggcaagtaccgaatcgcgagacttaagcgttcattctaagctgttgacagctgttcaaaaattggaccaaataacgaaatagagtaatgttgtgagtttgacactggaaaaactagacattttcaaagctagaagcttacagtatgaactattgtcaagtacaagttgtttgctgaaaaattccCGAGAAGATTTTTTACAGCTTTGAAAGTGTGacgttttattaatcttcgatggagcactttcgtgaatttctgaagagaatggaaatttcggaccaacatatgatgtggggtaccaaaatgctctaaataacctcctgattacggatgtaatgaacactttgtccaatttcgagaaataagcggaaatcc
Coding sequences within it:
- a CDS encoding hypothetical protein (NECATOR_CHRIV.G17026.T1); amino-acid sequence: MGSSSTKPMAMYYEPRRRRHDVSSNFSKEYSQYWSGTSKSSDFSIERNAYSFSTSEDYSPTRDNRRYSQFVSSFGKS